From the Primulina huaijiensis isolate GDHJ02 unplaced genomic scaffold, ASM1229523v2 scaffold11123_ERROPOS214507, whole genome shotgun sequence genome, one window contains:
- the LOC140965566 gene encoding uncharacterized protein, whose product MIAERWIKSIEVIFTFMELQGAYRVRCATFLLTGDASLWLESASVSVNLQTLTWTCFKEVLYSKYFTKEVRSCLTREFMTLRQGDNSVAKFVRKFERGCHFVPLIVNDAREKLRHFIDGLQPVLRCDIRVAGPTIYAITVSRALEAEHDQKDIENDRQGKRPYQAPQQHHSLLSL is encoded by the coding sequence ATGATAGCTGAgagatggattaagtccatcgaggtgataTTCACTTTTATGGAGCTGCAGGGTGCATACAGAGTCAGATGTGCCACTTTTCTGTTGACAGGGGACGCTAGTTTGTGGTTGGAGAGTGCGTCTGTGTCAGTAAATTTGCAGACCCTGACTTGGACTTGTTTTAAGGAGGTTTTATATTCCAAATACTTCACTAAGGAAGTACGCTCCTgtctgaccagggagtttatgactttgcgacagggagacaacaGTGTAGCAAAGTTTGTAAGGAAGTTTGAGAGAGGGTGTCACTTCGTGCCCCTAATTGtgaatgatgcccgggagaagctgaggcatttcattGATGGATTACAGCCAGTCTTGCGCTGTGATATtagagttgctggtcctaccaTTTATGCTATTACCGTGTCGAGAGCCTTGGAGGCAGAGCATGATCAGAAGGATATTGAGaatgacaggcagggcaagaggccctatcaggcaccccAGCAGCATCACTcactgttgtcactttga